GGGATCGAACCTACGACCCTCGCCTTGTAAGGGCGACGCTCTACCGCTGAGCTAAGCACCCGAAACTAAGCAAGTAGCCGCTTAGTTTAGGGCATCCTTCAGGGTCTTGCCAGCCTTGAATGCCGGGACCTTGGAGGCCTTGATCTTGATCGTCTCGTTGGTGCGCGGGTTGCGGCCGGTGCGCGCGGCGCGCTTGCGCACGGTGAAGGTGCCAAAGCCGACCACCGACACGTCGTCACCCTTCTTCAGCGCCTTCTGCACGGTCTCGAAGAACGCTTCGAGAGCACGGCCGGCGTCAGCCTTGGTGAGTTCGGCCTTCTCGGCAATGGCATTGATCAGATCGGTTTTATTCATTGAGACACTCCCTTAAACGGTTATGCAGCCCGCGTGGTCATTCTGGGACCAGGCGACGTCACCTCATGACTGGGCACCGGGACATCACCAAGCAACTCCGCATCACTGCGCACCTTGCTTGGCGTCAGGCTGCGGTGCCGCCTTTATACCAGTGCCCCCCAGGGTCCGCAATGACAAGCAATACCAAGGGTTCGCGCGGTTCAGCATGCCTCGTAAACGCTTGCAAAGTATGTGCTGAAACGTTATGCGGCCGCGACACTTTCTCGTGATCCAGACACGAAAACGGGCGGTTGCCCGCCCGTCTCCGGTGACGCGTGTCACACGTCAGTGAGGCCGCGTGTAGGACTCCTGATCCTGCGACTCCTCGATGGGTGCCTCCACCTTCGGCTTGTCGCCGTCGGCGGCCTGACGCGGATGCAGCGGGCTCTCCAGCGCGATATCCAGCACCTCGTCAATCCAGCGCACCGGATGGATGTCCAGCGAAGACGTGATGTTGTCTGGAATATCCGCCAGATCCTTCTTGTTTTCGTCCGGAATAATCACGGTGGTGATGCCGCCGCGATGCGCCGCCAGCAGCTTCTCCTTGAGACCACCGATCGGCAGCACGCGGCCGCGCAGGGTGATCTCACCCGTCATGGCCACCTCGGAGCGCACCGGCACCTTGGTCAGGGCGGACACCAGCGCCGTGCACATGGCGATGCCTGCGCTCGGACCATCCTTCGGCGTCGCGCCCTCGGGCACGTGGATGTGGATGTCGTACTTCTCGTGGAAATCCGCCTCGATGCCGAGGCGATCGGCACGCGCACGCACCACCGACAACGCCGCCTGGATCGACTCCTTCATGACGTCGCCGAGCTGCCCGGTATGCACCAGACGCCCCTTGCCCGGCACCACCGAGGCTTCGATGCTGAGCAGGTCGCCGCCCACCTGGGTCCAGGCCAGGCCAGTGACCAGGCCAACTTCGTTCTGCAGCTCCTTGCGGCCGAAGTCGAAGCGACGCACACCCAGGTAGTGCTCCAGGTTCTCCGAGTTGACCACCACGCGACCCGGCGCCTTCGTCTTCGATTTGGCCGTCTTTACGGCTGCCGAAGCCTTCTTGGACTCGTTCTTGGCGGACGCCTTCCGGACCTGGCCAAGCGTCAGCTCCTTCACCACCTTGCGGCAGATCTTGGACACTTCACGCTCGAGGTTGCGCACGCCCGATTCGCGCGTGTAGTAACGCACGATGTCGCGGATAGCCTCCTCGTCGACACTGAGCTCCTCGGGCTTCAGGCCATTGGCCTTCAGCTGCTTGGGCAACAGGTACTTCAGGGCGATGCCCAGCTTCTCATCCTCGGTGTAACCCGGGATGCGGATGACTTCCATGCGATCCAGCAGCGGACCGGGGATGTTGAGCGAGTTGGCGGTGGCGATCCACATCACCTCGGACAGGTCGAGATCGACCTCCAAGTAATGGTCGTTGAAGGCGTGGTTCTGCTCGGGGTCGAGCACTTCCAGCAGCGCCGACGACGGGTCGCCGCGGAAATCCATCGACATCTTGTCGATCTCGTCCAGCACGAACAGCGGATTCTTCGAGCCCACCTTGTTCAAATTCTGCACGATGCGGCCCGGCATAGAGCCGATGTACGTGCGGCGGTGGCCACGAATTTCCGCCTCGTCACGCACGCCACCCAGGCTCATGCGGACGAACTTGCGGTTGGTAGCCTTGGCGATCGACTGGCCGAGCGAGGTCTTGCCCACGCCCGGCGGGCCAACCAGGCACAGGATGGGGCCACGCATGGTGTTCACGCGCTGCTGCACCGCGAGGTACTCAAGGATGCGCTCCTTGACCTTTTCAAGACCAAAGTGGTCCGCATCGAGCACGTCCTGGGCGAGCTGGAGATCCTTGCGGACCTTGCTCTTCTTTTTCCAGGGCACGCCCACCAGCCAGTCGAGGTAGTTGCGCACCACGGTGGCCTCGGCCGACATCGGCGACATCTGGCGCAGCTTGCCGAACTCCTGGCGCGCCTTGGCCAGCACCGGCTTGGGCATGCCGGCGTTCTCGATCTTCTTCTGCAGATCTTCGATTTCGTTAGGGCCATCCTCGCCCTCGCCGAGCTCCTTCTGGATGGCCTTCATCTGCTCGTTGAGGTAGTACTCGCGCTGGCTCTTTTCCATCTGCGACTTCACGCGGCCGCGGATGCGCTTTTCCACCTGCTGCAGATCCATTTCGCCGTCGACCAGGCCGATCAGCAACTCAAGTCGCTGGCCGACATCAGCCGTTTCCAGCACTTTCTGCTTGTCGGCCATGCGCACCGACAGATGCGCCGCGATGGAGTCCGCGACGCGCGACGGGTCATCGATGCCGGACAGGGTCGCCAACACTTCAGGCGGAAGCTTG
This genomic interval from Dyella japonica A8 contains the following:
- a CDS encoding HU family DNA-binding protein, which produces MNKTDLINAIAEKAELTKADAGRALEAFFETVQKALKKGDDVSVVGFGTFTVRKRAARTGRNPRTNETIKIKASKVPAFKAGKTLKDALN
- the lon gene encoding endopeptidase La, encoding MAKTAPNPQATGATLDALPVLPLRDVVVYPHMVIPLFVGRDKSMRALERAMEGERQILLVAQKSPDIDDPKISDLHEIGTLAGVLQLLKLPDGTVKVLVEGQSRVQIEDYNEDGGMLTATSRVVEPVYSTKERELDVVSRTLISLFEQLVKQSRKLPPEVLATLSGIDDPSRVADSIAAHLSVRMADKQKVLETADVGQRLELLIGLVDGEMDLQQVEKRIRGRVKSQMEKSQREYYLNEQMKAIQKELGEGEDGPNEIEDLQKKIENAGMPKPVLAKARQEFGKLRQMSPMSAEATVVRNYLDWLVGVPWKKKSKVRKDLQLAQDVLDADHFGLEKVKERILEYLAVQQRVNTMRGPILCLVGPPGVGKTSLGQSIAKATNRKFVRMSLGGVRDEAEIRGHRRTYIGSMPGRIVQNLNKVGSKNPLFVLDEIDKMSMDFRGDPSSALLEVLDPEQNHAFNDHYLEVDLDLSEVMWIATANSLNIPGPLLDRMEVIRIPGYTEDEKLGIALKYLLPKQLKANGLKPEELSVDEEAIRDIVRYYTRESGVRNLEREVSKICRKVVKELTLGQVRKASAKNESKKASAAVKTAKSKTKAPGRVVVNSENLEHYLGVRRFDFGRKELQNEVGLVTGLAWTQVGGDLLSIEASVVPGKGRLVHTGQLGDVMKESIQAALSVVRARADRLGIEADFHEKYDIHIHVPEGATPKDGPSAGIAMCTALVSALTKVPVRSEVAMTGEITLRGRVLPIGGLKEKLLAAHRGGITTVIIPDENKKDLADIPDNITSSLDIHPVRWIDEVLDIALESPLHPRQAADGDKPKVEAPIEESQDQESYTRPH